Below is a genomic region from Medicago truncatula cultivar Jemalong A17 chromosome 3, MtrunA17r5.0-ANR, whole genome shotgun sequence.
TGATCAAAATTACAGTTCATACCGGAGAAAAGAACAGGCGACTGTGGTATGATAGTAAGAACTCTTCGCAAATCTACTAGTCCGAATGTAGAAATATCACATCCATCAATAATGATTCTTCCGCTTTGCAATTCCACAATCCGGAACAGTGCATTAAGCATGCTAGACTTTCCTGCACCAGTTCTTCCAACTACACCTATCTTCTCAGTTGAAGGCACTACAAAGGACAATCCATGCAAGACCGGAGGAAGTTCCGGCCTATAACTAAGAACAACATTCTCAAACTCAATTGATCCTTTTGTTGGCCATCCTGGTGGTGGACGGTTTGTCTCAATTATACTTTGACCCTCCGTTTCTAAATTTATATATGTGTCAACGCGCTCGACCGAATTCAAACTGTTTTCAGCTCTACTTGCTTGTCTAAGTACACCACTTAAAAGATTTGTTATGTTCAATGTATAACTGAGAAGTAGACCCATTGTAGATGCAATCAGTGTAGGATTTTCAGATCTTGCATTTTGTAAGACAGCAAATGTCGCTATCAACCAAATCATGAGGCCTCCTAAACTTTCTAACCTTATGGTTAGCCAACGGTTTGAACTAATATTCACAAGAGTAAATCTTATATTGTTATCCATGAATTTCCCATTGATGTTTGACATCCTGTCGTACACTTTGTAAGCACGAATGCTTGACAAACCGTTCAATGATTCTCCAAAATGTGCATAAACAGGAGATCTTGTAATGGAATCCATGCGCTTCACCTCTCGAGCCGTGCTCTATTAGGCATGAAGTTGATAGGAAAGATTAGTCAATTCCTcgaaaaaattatcaattccTAAAGAAATCAGCATTTGGTACTCTAAATTATAAGGATCGAGCAATTTAGTCCctccatcaaaatatttctttagcAAACATCCATCAAAGCCGGTAAAAGACATACATGTTGACATAAATAGTCTTTTGTGCATTGAAACAAGCATAGAACCTTCAAAATTGTGGtgtaaaatttgaaaagtgGACTAAATTGTCTGATATATGCTTTTTACAATTTAAgggattaaatttatattttggaaaTTTGAAGGACTAAGTTGCTATTTCGCAAATTTGGGGACTAAGTTGACCGGCCCTTAcaatttaaaggactaaaatgttCATCTACTACTCATTCCTAAAGTAAGGGAAAGATATAGAACACACCTGGTAGTATATATAAGCAATATAGAAAAATATCAGAAGCGGCATTATGGCCCACAGGGATATGGTGCTGACAGTGCCTATAAGAACAAATGTTGAAAGTAGTTGCCAGACTTGCCCCAGAAACATATTCATCAAGTTAAAAACATTGGTATCGATGTCTCCCGTGTCTTTCGCAAATCTATTAATTATGCGGCCGACAGGATTAGTCTGGAAGAATACCATTGGAGCATGTAAAATTTTATCTAGCATTGCATCGTGCAATCTTTTCGCAGCACGAAGACTTGAAATGATCAACCAATAAGAGTTTGCAAGTGCTACGGATACCTGAATGCagaaaatgaaatattcatTTCATAGCGTGTTGAAGGATGAACATTTTCCTGAACTATACTGATTCCTTACAAGTAAAGCAAAAGATACTAAATATTCAAAGtagaaatttaaatatttgagtTTCGAAGCATGTGAAAACTAAGAAGAAATGGTTGTTAAATAGAAACTCATAGCCATTGAAGAATTACCTGTCCAAATGAGAACATTGCatagatgaaaagaaaatagcCTGCTCGAGAAGCTGCGGTTGAATCTTGAGATGTCCACACACTCAACCATGTACTACTCGAAATTCGAAGAGCTTCTGTTAATGTGTAGCATGCAAAAAGTATAGCAACTACCCACAGTCCTCCCAAAGCGGATGTGTACCTGTAATTTTCGATATATGATTACAACTTTACAAGTGATAACCAAACTAGAGCATATAAATTGAATCCAAGTAGAAAAAATAGCAAAGAAGAGATGGTgctcacaaaaataaaagagatacaACCGGATACAAACACCACGACAGCATCCATAAGAAAATTAAACTAGACGTTGgatatttacttattttatttagatgAGGACGATTTAGGCTCAATCTAAacctaatatggtatcagagcctatctATTCGGTCACCCACCATATTATCCATGCATCGATCCCAATGGTGCTAGGCATGAGGGGTGTATTGTGAAAAACCTAAATCCCACATTGAAAGGAGATAAGGCCAATGAGATGAAACGGTACAAAAGTACGGGATCGAGAATCTTTCATTTTAATGAGACAGATGAtagaaaaaacaacattttgtcATTTTGACGAAGGGAATTGAATTcttaagatcctctccatttataaatttctccatttgttccatttagagagataaagacacataaaaagtaaaaaataattaatgatggtgggacccatcacttatttttttgtctatctctctccaaattgcaacttccatttatttttataaatggagaggatctttacccgtttatttattgaaaacatATTCCGTTTTCattatctaaaattttaaatggcTAACAAGGATAAGGAAGACTAGTGCAGTGAACAATTGTGATAGACAAAAGATGAAAGGCAAGATAGGAAGAATGCATTTCCGAAACATTCAAAACGGTGTttaacattttcaaaacttCTGAAAATTCTCGatctattttcaaaatttgtaaaCGAAAATGTTGAGAATAATATTggatctatattttttttcgtttCCGAAACATTTGAAACGTTGTTTAACACTTTGAGCCTTGCCTTTCTCATTCTTCTAGTATAAAATTGAATTACATCACAGCATAAATGGACATGTGTATTATCCCTCACTTAATCAGCTTAACCTTATGAGATAGTTGGTTCATGAAACCTAATAACAATAATTTGAAGGAAAAGATTCATGTACTCTTCAAACTTACCTCGTTAAAACTTTCCAGCTAACCACGCCTGTCTCCCGCTCTTCTTTCTTAACAAGTACTGATTTTCGCAATTTTCCCTTCTTCTCATAGCTTGCATCATTTGGTAACTCTACAATTGCCTCATCACTCAAGGGTGTAACATTATCACTATCTTTGTTACTATCTACTTCTTGTTCCATTTTCCCTGCATTTTCCATTAGTTTCTGAAATAGAGGCCCGCATTTCGACAACTCCTCAAATGTTCCTTGCTCCTTAATCATTCCTTCACTAACAAGAATAATTTTATCCACCTGAGGGAGAAAATGAAGCTGGTTGGTGACAAGAACCCTGGTTTTTCCTTGCAGCCCTTCCTTTATACAGTTCTTGAAAACCTAAAGTTCACGGAAAATCAGGTTATATGAACTACGATCATagataatttacaaagaaattaaattgtCAACAATTAATGTTGACATTAACAATTCCAATATTTATACCGCAGGACAAAAGAAAATCCTATATAGTACATCTGATGGCTAGGACAATACCTCTTGAGCAATATGAGCATCAAGAGCACTCAAAGGAtcatcaaatatatatacatctGAATTTGAATATACAGCCCTAGCTAAAGAAACTCTTTGCTTTTGTCCACCACTAATATTGACTCCTCTTTCTCCAATCTCCGTAAAATCGCGTCCCTGAAAATATATAAGTGAGATAAGTACATTATAAGAAACTTCAGCATTAATTTTAGAAAACTATAGataatatgaaattttattatcaatcTTACAGGTAAAAAGTTGAGATCATGCTCCAAAGAAGTGACATCGATAGCCTTCGAATACCGTCCATGGTcaaattttgaaccaaataatatattttcacgAACCTGCAAAATAATATCTGATttagaatgataaattaaatagtaCTTACGAATAAATCATAAATCTGATATGAATACAATAAGTTGCAAATCACCGTAGCATTGTAAATCCATGAAATCTGAGGAACATAAGCGACAGTGCCTCTGATTATAGCATTTCCATCAGATACAAGAGGTAGCTCTCCAAGCATTGCTGAAATAAGTGATGTTTTCCCTTCTCCAGTACCTCCAATGATTGCAACTAAGCTTCCAACTGGTATTTCAACATTGATATTTGATAATGTGGGATTCTTCTCTTCCTGCAAATTATGTATTATTGAACAATGGCGTTTTGTTCAAATTCTACTACGCTATAGCACTATAGCGCTATTTAACAATATTCTGTACTAAATCATGTATTGCTAAGCAATAGTTGTTTATTCCGCTATATATAGCTACTATTTGATAACACTAGTTGTCCATGATATGGTCTATGTTGTATTTTTTCAGGATGATGGAGGGAAGAGAGAATTCTAATCAAAATTACATGCAACATAATCGAAATAATGGCAATGCTCCTAAGAATCAGTAAAAAAATTGACCTTAGGATCCCATGAAAAGAATCCATTCTTTATTGAGATGGCTGGAAGTCCTGGAACAATAGGTGGATTCTGTTGTAAATTTCGTTCCTCGGCTGAAAACAGTTCCTCCAAACGTTGCAATGAGACATTTGCATTTGCTACCTGTTAGAAAATACAATCAGTACACAGTAAGAAATGGCTTCATATCTTTatcataaatttatttctaagatttggattaaatatgtttttggttcttatgaaccaaaaatatatattcattttagtccctatcaCAATtttatacgttttttttttccttaaagcATGTAGTCCCTTATGAGCGGCAAagagtattttgtttttgttaaaagcAAAAGactaaaaagtataaaaatcttatagggatcaaaatcaTAGAGCATAACAATGTAGTTATTATATCTCTTTTATTTGGGGGAAAAAGACTAAAATAGCATTTACTGAATGAGATTAGGGCAAGTAACAACCTGACTCAGTAAATTTGGAAGCATATTtaaaggaaagcgcaaaaccGAAAACAATGATAGTGATGTGAATGCTCTTGCAGGTGTTAATTCTCCACCAAGTAAAGTAAACACTCCAAAGGAAGTTACTGTCACAAGAACTGGGATGCTGTTCAGTATAAAACTATTTAGCTGCAATAGAAGAATGATAGTTAGgaaaaatgttataaattttCATCGTCTAGGAGAATTTCATGTGTCATTGAAATTGTTAACAAGCATGCCATAAAAATTGTTGTGTAACACATGCATATTAGAATTATAAATTTCACTGAATAATAGAAATGATATGGAAACACTCTGAATTATAAAACCATATCAAGTTTCATAGGATCGTATTCATACAGCATATAGAAGTTGTGCTTTGCGAAACCATGATAGTTCGTTATGTCGAATGGTTTGAATTCTAGACTGAAAGCTTGTTTCCCATGCATAACATCTGAATAATATTCAGCATATCACAAACAATGTTAAGACATGATAATCtataattgaattttgaaagtgGAAATATTTTAATGTTCTCATACTTTACTGTATCCATGGCAGAAAGAATTTCATTCATCAGACCAACCCTTTTGTCTGTCTGTTGCAGTCCTTCCTTTGTCAGTTTTCTCATTTTGCTAATCACAAATGTCTGtcctcaaaaaataataattattagttTATTAATGGTAGataaatctataaaaataacatGTACATGTGCTTGTGAGATATCAAAACATGCCTGCAGTGGAATAATGAGAACTAGCAATAGCGATCCAATAAGTGAAGCAACACCTAGTTGCTGGTATAGGAGAACCATTGCTATGATGATTCGGAATGGTGCTGACCATAGTCCATGAAGTTGTTGACATATTTGCTGAACATTTTAAAGCAATAttattagaaaatgaaatttatacTATAGCATAGCAGTGCCGCTACTGTGCTTATAGCAGAACTAGGACAGTGTAGTGTTTTTCATAGGGCTATTTGACAAAACACCGTTAAGTAGGAAATGAACCTGTAATGCATTGGCATCGGTTGTTATCATATTCATAAGCTTCCCCATTGAGAACTTCTTTCTACTTTCATGAGTTAGCTTCAAAGATTTTCTGAATATAGCCGCTACCTATAATTAGACAAAGTCACATCATATAAACTGTGTAGGTATACTAGGAAAAACCAGTTTATTTTAGGAGAAAGAGATGATGTACCAGTGTTGATCTAAGCCGAAAACCAACACGCATAACATTCTGGAAATACTGTGCCTCACATACAACACCGGCTGACTGAAAAGGGTAGAAACATCTATTAAGTGttcatttcttatttctttGAATGCTATGAAAGGTATACAAAAGTTATGATATCAAAGACCAACTCTGTCCATtgtgaaatgtaaaaaaatgtatattccTCTATCATTCTTGTTAGAATAGAAAATCTAGCTCTAAATTAAACAGATAAATAAACATTCAAGACTTCAACGATTGATTGCGGATTTCGACTAATTGTGCCTGCATCTTCGACAACAGAGTGGCTGTTGTAGTTACTGTCACGGGACTACTTAAAACTCCATCAACACTTAAAATGTACAAGGTTCACCAGAAGATGATTTTACTGAACTAAAACTCTTCAAATTATAAGAGACAGTATCCTTACCACTCCAACAAATATGGAGAAGGCGTAGATGTAACCGATCCAAGACGGATCTCCATTTTGCATTGACTGCACATTAAAAACAGCAGTTATACACTAAAATATATCAAGTTCAAGCCATAAACATTCTTGTGTATCCATTTTTTTCTCATCTTTTCCATCATTGTACTATTGTGCTTCTTCGCATTCTTTATTTTGTACGTTCGCATCAATCCAATTTGGTTTTTGAGAGAAATAAACTTACATCTAAGAGATGATTCAGAAGAATAGGCCCGACAAATTGAGAAAGATCATTACCAATCTGCAAAGATcgttaaaaatttcaaagttcCACAAGAATCAGAACACACATAGTTCAACAATGTTATCACACGCCCTTCAATGTACAAcattttcatactctaatgagATTACAGGTTACTATAAAATGTAAACCTTGTACATTATAGCATGATTTCAAATTGCAGTTGCAATATAGCAGATTATCATGTCACAACAATGACATCGCAACTGCAATTTCGACCATAATATGGCCGCAATATAAAGGTTTCCAACGTAACCGCAAATTAAAATCATGCATTATAGTTGAGATGAGAAATAATCCACTCAACCTGaaaattaaatgttaaatatCTTGCAATTTGAAAATGTTTACTAATTCATTTGAGGCAATcaagttaaagataaaaaatgagGACTCACCTTAAAGATGCCTCCAAACCAAAACCTAACCAAATTTAAGCCAAGTCAAATAAACAAATGAGAGAACAACATTACTAAGGTAATTTTCAAGAGTCGAAATAAAGATCTAACGATTTAAAAAGCCAAATTATCATGAAAAAGCTGTCATATGCACCTTTTCCCTAGACTACTGTTTAATGCTCTTAAAAGCCAAGGGTTAGAGCTTTGAAATTCTGATGTCCAGCACTTTTGGAAGCTGCAGAAAGAAAAAGtactttaaattatatatatacaggatatatgattttatgaagaaCTTTACGATATGAAAAGAGAATGTATACTTTTCGTT
It encodes:
- the LOC25488556 gene encoding ABC transporter C family member 12: MGFEPLIWYCKPEPNSIWSKTVDSAFGSYTPCAINTLVISTSNLVLMGLCLYRIWLIIFNAKAQRFCLKSNYYNYILAMLASYCAFQPLLRLWTVNSVFNLNEEADFAPFEIMSLIIESVTWFSMIILILLETKIYIRQFRWLVRFGVIYVLVGDIVMFDLLLSVKDYSSRSSLYLYISTIICQVLFGTLLLVYIPNLVPYSGHATFQADIPDNGEYEPLCGDDQVCPEMRANFLSRLSYGWITPLMKQGYRKPITEKDVWKLDKWDQTETLNENFQKCWTSEFQSSNPWLLRALNSSLGKRFWFGGIFKIGNDLSQFVGPILLNHLLDSMQNGDPSWIGYIYAFSIFVGVSAGVVCEAQYFQNVMRVGFRLRSTLVAAIFRKSLKLTHESRKKFSMGKLMNMITTDANALQQICQQLHGLWSAPFRIIIAMVLLYQQLGVASLIGSLLLVLIIPLQTFVISKMRKLTKEGLQQTDKRVGLMNEILSAMDTVKCYAWETSFQSRIQTIRHNELSWFRKAQLLYALNSFILNSIPVLVTVTSFGVFTLLGGELTPARAFTSLSLFSVLRFPLNMLPNLLSQVANANVSLQRLEELFSAEERNLQQNPPIVPGLPAISIKNGFFSWDPKEEKNPTLSNINVEIPVGSLVAIIGGTGEGKTSLISAMLGELPLVSDGNAIIRGTVAYVPQISWIYNATVRENILFGSKFDHGRYSKAIDVTSLEHDLNFLPGRDFTEIGERGVNISGGQKQRVSLARAVYSNSDVYIFDDPLSALDAHIAQEVFKNCIKEGLQGKTRVLVTNQLHFLPQVDKIILVSEGMIKEQGTFEELSKCGPLFQKLMENAGKMEQEVDSNKDSDNVTPLSDEAIVELPNDASYEKKGKLRKSVLVKKEERETGVVSWKVLTRYTSALGGLWVVAILFACYTLTEALRISSSTWLSVWTSQDSTAASRAGYFLFIYAMFSFGQVSVALANSYWLIISSLRAAKRLHDAMLDKILHAPMVFFQTNPVGRIINRFAKDTGDIDTNVFNLMNMFLGQVWQLLSTFVLIGTVSTISLWAIMPLLIFFYIAYIYYQSTAREVKRMDSITRSPVYAHFGESLNGLSSIRAYKVYDRMSNINGKFMDNNIRFTLVNISSNRWLTIRLESLGGLMIWLIATFAVLQNARSENPTLIASTMGLLLSYTLNITNLLSGVLRQASRAENSLNSVERVDTYINLETEGQSIIETNRPPPGWPTKGSIEFENVVLSYRPELPPVLHGLSFVVPSTEKIGVVGRTGAGKSSMLNALFRIVELQSGRIIIDGCDISTFGLVDLRRVLTIIPQSPVLFSGTVRFNLDPFNEHSDADLWEALERAHLKDVIRRNSFGLDAQVSEGGDNFSVGQRQLLSLARALLRRSKVLVLDEATAAVDVRTDALIQKTIRQEFHSCTMLIIAHRLNTIIDCNRILLLDAGKVLEYNSPEKLLQNEETAFYKMVQSTGPANAEYLCSLVFGRKENNSNEFNKESENSTRQLASTNWAAATQFAIASTLSSLHQHLQSPNTNDNKDILNRTKDAVVTLQEVLEGKHDDTIEETLTQYHVPTDRWWSTLYKVIEGLAVLIRLPQDNNYNQLEPDFEGRSFD